In the Nicotiana tabacum cultivar K326 chromosome 16, ASM71507v2, whole genome shotgun sequence genome, one interval contains:
- the LOC107813466 gene encoding putative mediator of RNA polymerase II transcription subunit 26c isoform X1: MELDEFRLMLENSSVDLWTFIDTAISVAIRDHENELLSRRDAIVEKLNAPLLCKNCNSAGNYEDLETKIIRIKKLLEYPNQSENCLVELLQTLAEMDISFKVLEITDVGRHVNRLRKHSSNEVRRLVKLLIRRRKDIVDEWVRLNTPPEETGDADSPFQPHLNNNFEERAPLYGISPNGSSSYCARKIFKGFLQELKGGFCKISSKKVILHPYTFMYGFIKGI, translated from the exons ATGGAATTAGATGAATTCCGTTTAATGTTGGAGAATTCAAGTGTGGACTTGTGGACATTTATTGACACAGCCATTTCTGTAGCCATTCGTGATCATGAAAACGAGCTTCTCAGCCGAAGAGACGCCATTGTTGAGAAGCTCAATGCTCCGCTTTTGTGTAAGAATTGTAATTCTGCTGGCAATTATGAAGATTTAGAGACCAAAATCATCAGAATCAAGAAGCTTTTGGAATACCCAAATCAg TCTGAGAATTGCTTGGTTGAACTGCTCCAAACTCTTGCTGAAATGGACATTAGTTTCAAGGTTCTTGAG ATAACAGATGTTGGAAGACATGTAAATAGACTGCGGAAGCATTCATCAAATGAAGTAAGAAGACTTGTTAAACTACTTATCAg GAGGCGGAAGGATATTGTTGACGAATGGGTGAGACTGAATACTCCACCAGAAGAAACAG GTGATGCTGACTCTCCTTTTCAACCCCACTTGAACAACAACTTTGAAGAGAGAGCTCCTCTTTATGGGATTTCTCCAAATGGTTCGTCATCTTATTGCGCTCGCAAG atcttcaagggatttcttcaagaactcaaaggagggttttgcaagatttcttccaaaaaggtaatcctacacccttatactttcatgtatggatttattaagggaatatga
- the LOC107813466 gene encoding putative mediator of RNA polymerase II transcription subunit 26c isoform X3: MELDEFRLMLENSSVDLWTFIDTAISVAIRDHENELLSRRDAIVEKLNAPLLCKNCNSAGNYEDLETKIIRIKKLLEYPNQSENCLVELLQTLAEMDISFKVLEITDVGRHVNRLRKHSSNEVRRLVKLLIRRRKDIVDEWVRLNTPPEETGDADSPFQPHLNNNFEERAPLYGISPNGSSSYCARKIFKGFLQELKGGFCKISSKKI, translated from the exons ATGGAATTAGATGAATTCCGTTTAATGTTGGAGAATTCAAGTGTGGACTTGTGGACATTTATTGACACAGCCATTTCTGTAGCCATTCGTGATCATGAAAACGAGCTTCTCAGCCGAAGAGACGCCATTGTTGAGAAGCTCAATGCTCCGCTTTTGTGTAAGAATTGTAATTCTGCTGGCAATTATGAAGATTTAGAGACCAAAATCATCAGAATCAAGAAGCTTTTGGAATACCCAAATCAg TCTGAGAATTGCTTGGTTGAACTGCTCCAAACTCTTGCTGAAATGGACATTAGTTTCAAGGTTCTTGAG ATAACAGATGTTGGAAGACATGTAAATAGACTGCGGAAGCATTCATCAAATGAAGTAAGAAGACTTGTTAAACTACTTATCAg GAGGCGGAAGGATATTGTTGACGAATGGGTGAGACTGAATACTCCACCAGAAGAAACAG GTGATGCTGACTCTCCTTTTCAACCCCACTTGAACAACAACTTTGAAGAGAGAGCTCCTCTTTATGGGATTTCTCCAAATGGTTCGTCATCTTATTGCGCTCGCAAG atcttcaagggatttcttcaagaactcaaaggagggttttgcaagatttcttccaaaaag atatag
- the LOC107813466 gene encoding putative mediator of RNA polymerase II transcription subunit 26c isoform X2 has translation MELDEFRLMLENSSVDLWTFIDTAISVAIRDHENELLSRRDAIVEKLNAPLLCKNCNSAGNYEDLETKIIRIKKLLEYPNQSENCLVELLQTLAEMDISFKVLEITDVGRHVNRLRKHSSNEVRRLVKLLIRRRKDIVDEWVRLNTPPEETGDADSPFQPHLNNNFEERAPLYGISPNGSSSYCARKLLYIPVQFKCTDVPFCPRPASHNAGNDLQVDDAER, from the exons ATGGAATTAGATGAATTCCGTTTAATGTTGGAGAATTCAAGTGTGGACTTGTGGACATTTATTGACACAGCCATTTCTGTAGCCATTCGTGATCATGAAAACGAGCTTCTCAGCCGAAGAGACGCCATTGTTGAGAAGCTCAATGCTCCGCTTTTGTGTAAGAATTGTAATTCTGCTGGCAATTATGAAGATTTAGAGACCAAAATCATCAGAATCAAGAAGCTTTTGGAATACCCAAATCAg TCTGAGAATTGCTTGGTTGAACTGCTCCAAACTCTTGCTGAAATGGACATTAGTTTCAAGGTTCTTGAG ATAACAGATGTTGGAAGACATGTAAATAGACTGCGGAAGCATTCATCAAATGAAGTAAGAAGACTTGTTAAACTACTTATCAg GAGGCGGAAGGATATTGTTGACGAATGGGTGAGACTGAATACTCCACCAGAAGAAACAG GTGATGCTGACTCTCCTTTTCAACCCCACTTGAACAACAACTTTGAAGAGAGAGCTCCTCTTTATGGGATTTCTCCAAATGGTTCGTCATCTTATTGCGCTCGCAAG ttgctttacataccagtacaattcaaatgtactgatgtccctttttgcccgaggcctgcatctcacaatgcaggtaatgatttacaagtCGACGAcgcagagcgctag
- the LOC107813466 gene encoding putative mediator of RNA polymerase II transcription subunit 26c isoform X5, giving the protein MELDEFRLMLENSSVDLWTFIDTAISVAIRDHENELLSRRDAIVEKLNAPLLCKNCNSAGNYEDLETKIIRIKKLLEYPNQSENCLVELLQTLAEMDISFKVLEITDVGRHVNRLRKHSSNEVRRLVKLLIRRRKDIVDEWVRLNTPPEETGDADSPFQPHLNNNFEERAPLYGISPNGSSSYCARKVMIYRSTTQSARILVPAIW; this is encoded by the exons ATGGAATTAGATGAATTCCGTTTAATGTTGGAGAATTCAAGTGTGGACTTGTGGACATTTATTGACACAGCCATTTCTGTAGCCATTCGTGATCATGAAAACGAGCTTCTCAGCCGAAGAGACGCCATTGTTGAGAAGCTCAATGCTCCGCTTTTGTGTAAGAATTGTAATTCTGCTGGCAATTATGAAGATTTAGAGACCAAAATCATCAGAATCAAGAAGCTTTTGGAATACCCAAATCAg TCTGAGAATTGCTTGGTTGAACTGCTCCAAACTCTTGCTGAAATGGACATTAGTTTCAAGGTTCTTGAG ATAACAGATGTTGGAAGACATGTAAATAGACTGCGGAAGCATTCATCAAATGAAGTAAGAAGACTTGTTAAACTACTTATCAg GAGGCGGAAGGATATTGTTGACGAATGGGTGAGACTGAATACTCCACCAGAAGAAACAG GTGATGCTGACTCTCCTTTTCAACCCCACTTGAACAACAACTTTGAAGAGAGAGCTCCTCTTTATGGGATTTCTCCAAATGGTTCGTCATCTTATTGCGCTCGCAAG gtaatgatttacaggtcgaCAAcgcagagcgctaggattctcgtaccagctatttggtga
- the LOC107813466 gene encoding putative mediator of RNA polymerase II transcription subunit 26c isoform X6: MELDEFRLMLENSSVDLWTFIDTAISVAIRDHENELLSRRDAIVEKLNAPLLCKNCNSAGNYEDLETKIIRIKKLLEYPNQSENCLVELLQTLAEMDISFKVLEITDVGRHVNRLRKHSSNEVRRLVKLLIRRRKDIVDEWVRLNTPPEETGDADSPFQPHLNNNFEERAPLYGISPNGSSSYCARKI; this comes from the exons ATGGAATTAGATGAATTCCGTTTAATGTTGGAGAATTCAAGTGTGGACTTGTGGACATTTATTGACACAGCCATTTCTGTAGCCATTCGTGATCATGAAAACGAGCTTCTCAGCCGAAGAGACGCCATTGTTGAGAAGCTCAATGCTCCGCTTTTGTGTAAGAATTGTAATTCTGCTGGCAATTATGAAGATTTAGAGACCAAAATCATCAGAATCAAGAAGCTTTTGGAATACCCAAATCAg TCTGAGAATTGCTTGGTTGAACTGCTCCAAACTCTTGCTGAAATGGACATTAGTTTCAAGGTTCTTGAG ATAACAGATGTTGGAAGACATGTAAATAGACTGCGGAAGCATTCATCAAATGAAGTAAGAAGACTTGTTAAACTACTTATCAg GAGGCGGAAGGATATTGTTGACGAATGGGTGAGACTGAATACTCCACCAGAAGAAACAG GTGATGCTGACTCTCCTTTTCAACCCCACTTGAACAACAACTTTGAAGAGAGAGCTCCTCTTTATGGGATTTCTCCAAATGGTTCGTCATCTTATTGCGCTCGCAAG atatag
- the LOC107813466 gene encoding putative mediator of RNA polymerase II transcription subunit 26c isoform X4: MELDEFRLMLENSSVDLWTFIDTAISVAIRDHENELLSRRDAIVEKLNAPLLCKNCNSAGNYEDLETKIIRIKKLLEYPNQSENCLVELLQTLAEMDISFKVLEITDVGRHVNRLRKHSSNEVRRLVKLLIRRRKDIVDEWVRLNTPPEETGDADSPFQPHLNNNFEERAPLYGISPNGSSSYCARKVMIYKSTTQSARILVPAIW, encoded by the exons ATGGAATTAGATGAATTCCGTTTAATGTTGGAGAATTCAAGTGTGGACTTGTGGACATTTATTGACACAGCCATTTCTGTAGCCATTCGTGATCATGAAAACGAGCTTCTCAGCCGAAGAGACGCCATTGTTGAGAAGCTCAATGCTCCGCTTTTGTGTAAGAATTGTAATTCTGCTGGCAATTATGAAGATTTAGAGACCAAAATCATCAGAATCAAGAAGCTTTTGGAATACCCAAATCAg TCTGAGAATTGCTTGGTTGAACTGCTCCAAACTCTTGCTGAAATGGACATTAGTTTCAAGGTTCTTGAG ATAACAGATGTTGGAAGACATGTAAATAGACTGCGGAAGCATTCATCAAATGAAGTAAGAAGACTTGTTAAACTACTTATCAg GAGGCGGAAGGATATTGTTGACGAATGGGTGAGACTGAATACTCCACCAGAAGAAACAG GTGATGCTGACTCTCCTTTTCAACCCCACTTGAACAACAACTTTGAAGAGAGAGCTCCTCTTTATGGGATTTCTCCAAATGGTTCGTCATCTTATTGCGCTCGCAAG gtaatgatttacaagtCGACGAcgcagagcgctaggattctcgtaccagctatttggtga